The Silurus meridionalis isolate SWU-2019-XX chromosome 6, ASM1480568v1, whole genome shotgun sequence genome contains the following window.
GACATTGTACCTGGCCGTGAAGATTACCGATCATTATCTGGCTGTAGCTCAGGCCAGCAGGGAGTCACTCCAGCTCATCGGCTCCACAGCCATGCTGCTCGCTTGCAAGTTTGAGGTGAGAGATGCACTTATTCACTCTTTCTGCAGCTTCTACTCACATTCCACACCCTGTTTATTATTTAGTGCACCGATTCAGATCGGCATTATGCCTATGCATTATACCGTTTGTATAGAGGAATGTACTGGTGCATGTTCACAGGGTAATGGTGCAGGTGTTTGATAATGATTAAGCTTTTGGAGTGTACCAGGACGGATTGACCAAACACCAGTGCCtgaatattgaaatattaataGGTGAATTCTTTACCTCTAGAAACAGTCATGAACAATCTGATAGTAATTTGCCATGGTCAGAATAGTACACCGTTTTTGAAATTGCTGCACACAATTATGTAGCCAGACTACAGTGATATCAGTGATGCATCTTTTAAATCCactaaatcatgttttttttagtagTAGATTACGTTTTGTGTAATATgcgtattttattttattttttttttaactgaactaattttaatgtactttttctttttctatactTAATTATAAATGCTCTATAGTCACTCTTTGAGCTTTCTGTCTCAGGAGCGGCTCCCCCCTTGCGTCGATGACTTCCTGTATATATGTGACGATGCGTACAAGCGCACTCAGCTCATCGCCATGGAAGGGAGAATCCTACAGGCACTGAATTTCGAACTCAATATTCCTGTCGCTTATCGATTCCTACGAAGATATGCCAAGGTGAGCGAGATACTGCGCTAGATACACTAGATTAGCTCTGTAGTAGCAAAAGTGGTGACCTTTTTAAGAGCAGgtcgatttttatttttactacagCAGCAGGTTTAATGACTGATTTTGTGAATTGTAACAGGTTACATATCTGATCATGTGACCTTTGAGAGAAAATCTTGGCAATTATCCAATCGTAAGaatttcatttgcatgtcaCTGTGATATTGCACGAGCAGCAGTGCTGTTGTATATCAAAACACTTGGAATGCCACTTGTTGAGTCAAAACGAACTATTAAATAACGTATATTCATATTAAGATATGAACATTGCTTATGGGCATACAACACATTTTCAATAAATGCTATGACTTGTGAAGGCTTTGCAAAAATATGACTATGTAGAGACTTGAATAAATCTTCAgaagtatgtatatgtattgaTGTAGATTGAGTTGGTACAGTGTGATGTGCTGCAACTTCCTGAACAGgctgaaaaaaacaagaagaaccatgttttatactttactgctattcatctttttttatattaataatatccaATTATGGTTCATTTTTGAAAGCTTTATTATACAGAGGTATTCTGAATGTTCCAGACTAACAATCACATTTAAATCCGAGCACACACTTTTTGATTTGAGACACAGTTCATGTCAGTGgtcttgtattttcttttagcaTCTTATGTTCCTGCTTAGTGACAAATGCGTCCTCGAAGAGTGGCTGACATGAAATCACTAAACCTTTTTTCTATATTGATGTGGAAACTTGTCAGAAAGGGATTTGCCTTCCAGCTTTCATTTCCCTTATGATATTCCCCATCCACCCACTTGTGGATATTGCTTTTAAATCCACCAGACGGATATAAGGCACGCAGGCCAACATGTATAGCAGTCATTTACATACATCACACGACTGCATGGAACTGAAATTGGGATTATTTGTAAATTCTGAAACCAACCAAATGTATGATATTGGCTGTAGGTTTGCAGCACAAAGTATTTCTACGTCgttttgttttcattgtgtGTAGAAGAGCattactctttttttaatatctttaaATGTCAACTAAATGACTGATTGCTATGGATTTTGCTGTGAAATAGCTATTTAGCTGGAAAAAACACTATATAGAGAAAATcatttgacttttccagccctaTGTGGTTTTTCCCATataagttggaggcacacaattgtataggtgtttatttatttttctctcttttttttcaatgcaGTAGCATTGAACTTTTCCCCTCATTACAACTaagagactcaaacctgctccagcataacaatgcccctgtgcacccAAGCTGCATAaaaatatagtttacatgggttaagatcaatcttgctatagagctctgaccacaaACCTATttaacatctttgggatgaatgtgaatgctgactgcaccccagacctcctcacctcactgtacctgactttactaaaacccttgagactgaataagcacaaatctccacaagcaaacaCCAGAATCCATAATTTATTCCTAAAGCGAAGCTCTAACATTGCTCTGGACTTGTTTAAACACTGTTGTAATAACTTGCAGGCAGTTCAGTTCACCAAAATCAGTTTCATTGTTAAATAAGTAAAGGAATTGAAAATGGTAATACAATTTGCCTCCATTCAGGACTTGAGTCAGAGCAACATTGAACCAAATATAGCCATAGTGTGGATATGCTTAGAGCACTgagaaatttaatttaatgaattgGAGTTAAAGTTTTTCTAAAattttaattagatgttttaAAGCTTTCAAGGACTGACAGGTTTCCTCAGTGTCTTGTCTAGTCAATCATTCATACTGTAAATGCTTAGTTTGCAGATATGACACGGAAGACATTAATGACATTGCCGTTTATAGACATTAGGGGAGGGACCGCGTCGTCCTTTCTGCTCAATACAACTCTATCCAGCTGTCAAACTCCTGCACACCGATCAAAGCTGAGTCGCAGTGACAGAACCCGACTGCGCAGTATATTACGCGCATATTAAAACCCATACGCTGCTTATTCTGTTAACGAGATGTGATTTGACACTTTGAAGCCGCTTCCCTGCTAAAACTGCCATGCGATTGTATAATAACTTCAATAAGTGATTTAAGCAGAACCCGGCAGCTTCGCAGCTTTGATAGTGAGGCTTCTTTTGTCAGTTTCAATAGGAAAATCGCTTATTAAATGTAAACTCGCTATTCAGAGATGGAGCTCTTTTGGTTTGGTACAGCTGCATGAGGGAGTGTGTGAAcagcgtgtttgtgtgtgtgtgtgggatggtTTTTGAGAGAATCTTCTTGTACAACTACTCAGTAGGGAGGCGTGAACAAAGACTGCATATAACCCTGGCCTTCACCAAAATTTTATGAAAAGTCTGACTCACACAGGTGAGGATGAGTAACATGGATGAATGATGACATTTTCAGCTTTAATGCCTCAAAGTTTAGTGAATAGTTTCTAGCCCCATAGAGGAAAAAATGCATCAGTTTAAAGTGGTTCTCATGTTTTTGGTGCTTCGTGTTGCACATTTTGATTGGTGCTTAAAAGTaatactattaaataaaatgccttaaACAAAAGCCTTTGTGTAGTCAAAAACATTCTGATTTCACTTTCCTATCTTTTAACAGTTTCTGCTAAATGCAGTGGGCATGAAAGTGGAGATATTTTACACAATCCTGTCAAAATGGCAATACAAATGAAGCCAAAATAAAGCTGGTCGGAACTTTTCCCAGCCTCCATGTGATTATAGCGACTAATATAATTCAAGTGGTAAAACAGATGGAAAGTCCTGGAGttggtgtgagtgtgaggattTAACTAATATATTCTAATATATTCGAAAAGCATTTTTGGCTTGCATTTCTTAATTTGCCCTTTTATGAGATGATCACGTGTACAAAAATTTTTTGACATGATTTGGATCCAGGTTCTGACTGAGACCTTAAATTGTGCTTAGGGTTGTTATTGTGCTGGAAGTTTTCATCACCTTTAACTCTCTACACAGTTTGTTGCCACCATCATGCTCCATTTCACTTTGAGGTGATTGTTTCTGCAGCAAAAATATCTTACAGAATTATAGAAAGGATCTGTCTAGACACATTTTGACACCTGGTTtgggtgttttttattttattttatttattatttctttttaatgcttGCCTTTATCCTCTAAAATACTTTCAGTTTAATAATTGTTGTGGAATAGATTATAGCCCTCTATTCATTTAACTGGATACAGTTTCTAGATATTAGATATCTATATATTcacttgtgtgtatttgtgtgtacagtgtgtgaatgCCGGCATGGACACCCTGACGCTGGCCCGCTTCGTGTGTGAACTCAGTCTCCTGGAGATGCAGTTTGTCCCAGTTCGTGCGTCTCTGTTGGCCTCTGCTTGTCTACTCATCGCCCTGGTAACCAAGGACCTGGGGGGGTGGGTAAGTGTATCTGAGCACCTCGCATTaccggacacacacacacacacacacacacacacacatcttagtATCCGAATTCACCTGATCTCGCTTTCTATGCCCCACTCATCTAACCAGATTGAGTAAGTCACTGTTCATCAGGTTTATTACTGGCTCATCTGTGTGATCAAACCGCATCTGCTGAGAACTGATTCAATTTGACCAGGAAGGTTGAAGTGGGAATGACGTGCAGTTAAATCGTCCATAATAATTACAGCGCTAAAAGGGTTAACTgtagtaatgatgatgaatgCAAAATTATAGAACATGATGTTATTTGGATTCGACTTTTAAAATAGCAAGTGTTTCCCAAGTTACGGTGCAGATACAATGCCCctatcgtaacttgaaaatatcatgAGGCGAGACGTGGCCTAGTCTACCCAGGAGCCCACCCTAGAAAACGGTGCTCATTATGGGGAAGCATACTGTAATTGGTTAATAATTAAAGCAATTACAGTACACAATTTAACAAAAgaaagcaatttacagtactgtgatgtataaactttatagtatatttatatgtggcagcgggggcaTGGAGGAGTGTTGGTTTGTAAGTGGAGGGCGGAACTGGACACCCTCTGTTTCAGTGTCGGGCgatgcagataaaaaaaaaaagcagacagacGAGCTAAAATTTCTTTGaagcacaaaaacacagcaaaataGGTGCTCTAATGCCGAAACAACTAAACTTTTTCTACTGCTGGTGAGAGTAGGGCATCTCACAGGGTGGGAGAAGCGTACGCGTATACGCTGTTACGTTTGGCTGCCTCGCAAAATTCAACTACTTTTATAATTTTCCTATCGTCATCGTAAAATCGAAAAATCTGAAGTCATACACTCGTAACTCGGGGATTATCTGTACAAATTGGATATTTCATGGACAGATCTTTTCTGTTGGTTCTTTGGTGTCCATTTTTTGTGACAGTTTTGACCTGCATACAGTAATGTAGCATTTTGGAGGCTCTGGTTGAAAAGAAGTCTCACTAAATTCACAAGGTCTTCTGCTACTACAATAATGGTGTGGTATTTGAAGAAATAGGTTGAAATATTCGCAGTATCAAGCTGTGATGTGCAGCAAAATGATCCGAAAGTGGAGTGGAAGAAAAAGATAATTtactaaacatctccatgcaaATTTCTGCATTTGCAAAGTATCTTCCACGTTTCAAATGTACACTTGCGAGAACCTGctgcagttctttttttttttttaaatacaatggGGACTTTTATCTCTTACAATGTATACTTTTGATTGTGCTTGTCCTGTGCCTCTCTTACACACTGTGCTTCATGTAAACTACACATAGTCACGTTTTGCCACATACATGTACCATGTAAATAACGGCTGCTTGCATTGGAACACTtcagataagaaaaaaaaaaaacatttgccattTACACAACCAACACAGTACGATGTGCAATGAAAGGCTTTTGTCATACAGCAAGGAGGCAGAAaaatattgcatatatatatatatataatttgtgggATTGTGGAATGCAGGAATCGGTGGCATAAATAGTGACTTATTAAGATGTGTGTTTATGAAATGTGCACCAACTTGTGTGTTCATTCCTGGTGCTCGAGGTCTTTGAGTTTATTTATGTACAGACAACAGTGTTTTTTCAGGGTGATATAAAGTGACGCTGACGCTAAAtaacacgcacatacacacacgcacactgccTGACACTAAATAATACACCTGACAGAAAATCTCCCTGTGTTTTGAGGTATTTATGGTCCTTCACACGAGTGTAATGAAGAAGGAAGTGTTATTTCTCTTGGCTCAGCGATGCAGTGTGACTACAACAGTTTAGCTGTGGCTCTTACCGTCTTTTATTCAACATGTGAATCgtgaagtttgtttgtttgcatagCTTTGGGGTGGAATTTGAAACCTGGTACGCTCGATCAGTGCTAAAACGCCCGTTTTAGTAGTAAGGATGCACATTTGATTTCTGATTCTCAGATGTATCAGATGTTCGGTTGAACTGTGCTGTGGTGTTGcatgcatatattttatttttgcgcTGTGAGTTTGTGTAACTTCAAGAAGTTTTAGTCTTGTTGCGTAGCtattgtatttttgttaatatCCAAGTAGATAATCAGGAACAATATGTTGCTCTGATCGCTTTAGTTTGTCAATGCTTagaaattattaaattttttttaaatattgtgcaTTTGTATTAGTTTATAGCTACGCTAAATGTGGTGGAACAgccattaaaaatatttggttCCTTTAACCACTTTTGTTGtaacaaatacaatacaaaagaactgggacacttgacttttccagccaaatgtgctCTTTCCCCACACAGTTATGACAAATTCAAGGTACACAGTTGTCTTTAGCtgtggtagcattaaaattTCCCTACACTTGTACTATGAGACCGAAACTTGGTTCAGCATGAAAATGTCCCTGTATACAAAGTGAGCtctatgaaaatatggtttgccattcagagccctgacctcaaccctcaGTTGACCTCATGCTGGATTCGATAGTACAAATGGGGGGATTATTTGGGACACCTTTAGAATGAATTGGAAAGCCGACTGCATTCCAGGCCTAtttaccctacatcagtacctaatcACATACCAAAATCTATTATAATAGCTAATGGACCTTTAAATCGCTTAACCACTGCTGGTCCTAGAAGCCTTGTTGACGtttatgctctctctctctctctctctctctctctctctctctctctctctcagacgcCGTCTCTGCAGTTCCACTCAGGCTACAGTGTAGAGGATCTGGTGCCCGTGGCTCGAAATCTCCAGCACATGCTGAACGGTCCTTCAGACAGCAAACTCGCCACCATCCGCAGCAAATACGCTCACAAGTAGGCTTACCTATAATTTATGCTTGTGCTCTAAATAGTAGAACTAGCCCCATACTGTATGTCAGAGGAAATTGAATATAATCTTCTAGATAGTGTTTTATGTCATTTAGGTAGATTTGACTagacacatttaaaatatgttgcCGTTCAGCTCCAAAATCTACAACTAGCAGTTCTTCATGATCACTATGAATGGGGAGACAAACTATTAATTCATTGATTCCCATTACTAGTTATGTCACTTTGAACATTTTAGGGCAAGTTATGTAATATGACGATGCATCTGGTGCAGTTACTTTAAGGTGTTTGTCCTTTTTTACCACAGAAATTCATTCAAATTCAAAtgtcattaataaaacattttgtacattttttttaatgaatgacaCAGCATGTTTTTTCCTTCTAAGGTTGTAAAAAAATCTGCTAAACAAGTGTATACATCTGCTCCTCAATAACAGCTACAGTCTTGCTGACACTGGAGTCtccttttataaatgttaaatacatttctccTGGTAGACTTCATCATATCACTGCTACATGATTATCAGAGCTGCTGCTATTAGAAAATGAATCCAATTcgtccgaccaatcagaatgaaggATTTAATGGTACTGTGGGATAATTAGATTAGCTccaacaattacaaaaaaaaaatcaatctttaTCGTCATTCATAATTTACATTCTCACGCCTCCTGCAGATGTTATTTGAAAATTTGTGAGCGCTTTGACTAGCGCTGCAGTTCATTCATATTTGATGGCACAGATGACAGTTGGCATGTTGACATGGATCCTCCTCCTCCACATTGTTTACCATCCCGctctttatttgttgttgttctgaCAGGGTTTTCTTTGAAGTCGCCCTGATGCCTACAGTGAGCATGGAGAAACTCGAGCGGTTTCTGAAGTGAGCTCGAGATCATCGTTTGtaatctgtaaatatttgtacttttaatatTATAACGTCCTCATGCGATAAAAGACTGTTTTGTAAAGCTTGCGCATGTTCGCGTTTTCATAGCGCATGTTTAGAGAACGAAAACCAGCAAAACCttgatgtaataaaatgtacGAAGATGTTGGTAAAAATTGTTACAAGGCATTTTATTAAACCGTTTCCAGGTTGTTGATCAATGTTTTAAAAGAAGTGGTGTTCTTAAAATCTGTTTTCTGTATTTAAACCATGTTGTTATTAAACCctgtaaatgtatttctgtaaataatttttttcccttactCAGTATTATAACAACCTTTATTATATGTGTTGGTTgtaatgtttctattttttaGTCTTTTGATTAAAACCAATAATATATCTTTATAGtagtttgtttgattttatttg
Protein-coding sequences here:
- the ccnb3 gene encoding G2/mitotic-specific cyclin-B3 isoform X2, which translates into the protein MPFSRGKKPVVSKIPKLHVKSSENVDDGPHVKRSSSPPQGAPRKRTAFIDITNAHKVEFSNPIKKKDPTKKVQKKTSVTNKNEANLKKLALAISQSSPEEQEKDKSPVEKLEEPLPKAPLPAHILPPQIPPEFDIDLDASNDHTQTPEYAKDIFDYLKKREEEFVLRDYMDSQLSLNPSMRAILVDWLVEVQENFELNHETLYLAVKITDHYLAVAQASRESLQLIGSTAMLLACKFEERLPPCVDDFLYICDDAYKRTQLIAMEGRILQALNFELNIPVAYRFLRRYAKCVNAGMDTLTLARFVCELSLLEMQFVPVRASLLASACLLIALVTKDLGGWTPSLQFHSGYSVEDLVPVARNLQHMLNGPSDSKLATIRSKYAHKVFFEVALMPTVSMEKLERFLK